One window from the genome of Oryctolagus cuniculus chromosome 1, mOryCun1.1, whole genome shotgun sequence encodes:
- the ZDHHC24 gene encoding probable palmitoyltransferase ZDHHC24, whose translation MGLPWAAGRAEGAPARLPLVLTALWAAAVGLELAYVLVLGPGPPPLGPLARALQLALAAFQLLNLLGNVGLFLRSDPSIRGVMLAGRGLGQGWAYCHQCQSQVPPRSGHCPACRVCVLRRDHHCRLLDRCVGFHNYRPFLCLLLHAAGVLLHVSVLLGPALAALLHAQAPLHTAALLLLPWLMLLTGRVSLAQFALAFVMDTCVAGALLCAAGLLFHGMLLLRGQTTWEWARGQHAYNLGPCHNLQAALGPRWALVWLWPFLASPLPGDGITFPTAAEVGLAAS comes from the exons ATGGGGCTGCCGTGGGCGGCTGGCCGCGCCGAAGGGGCGCCCGCGCGGCTACCGCTCGTGCTCACGGCGCTGTGGGCCGCGGCCGTGGGCCTGGAGCTGGCTTACGTGCTGGTGCTGGGTCCCGGGCCTCCGCCGCTGGGAcccctggccagggccctgcagctGGCGCTGGCCGCCTtccagctgcttaacctgctgggcaACGTGGGGCTCTTCCTGCGCTCGGATCCTAGCATCCGCGGCGTGATGCTGGCCGGCCgcggcctgggccagggctgggc GTACTGCCACCAGTGCCAGAGCCAGGTGCCGCCGCGCAGCGGGCACTGCCCTGCCTGCCGCGTCTGCGTCCTGCGCCGGGACCACCACTGCCGCCTGCTGGACCGCTGCGTGGGCTTCCACAACTACCGGCCCTTCCTGTGCCTGCTGCTCCACGCCGCGGGCGTCCTGCTCCACGTCTCCGTGCTGCTGGGCCCCGCGCTGGCAGCCCTGCTGCACGCCCAGGCGCCCCTGCACACGGCCGcgctcctgctgctgccctggctcATGCTGCTCACAG GCAGAGTGTCTCTGGCCCAGTTTGCCCTGGCCTTCGTGATGGACACGTGCGTGGCGGGGGCGCTGCTGTGTGCGGCCGGGCTGCTCTTCCACGGGATGCTGCTGCTGCGGGGCCAGACCACGTGGGAGTGGGCTCGGGGCCAGCACGCCTacaacctgggcccctgccacaaccTGCAGGCCGCCCTGGGCCCTCGCTGGGCCCTCGTCTGGCTCTGGCCCTTCCTGGCCTCCCCGCTGCCCGGGGATGGGATCACCTTCCCGACGGCGGCGGAGGTGGGACTCGCCGCTTCCTGA
- the BBS1 gene encoding BBSome complex member BBS1 isoform X2, protein MTTPAKMAAAASSDSDRGRAESASTEASSKWLDAHYDPTANIHTFSACLALADLHGDGEYKLVVGDLGPGARQPRLKVLKGPAVLTESPLPALPAAAATFLMEQHEPRAPALALASGPCVYVYKNLRPYFKFSLPPLPLNPVEQDLWSQAKEDQIDPLTLKEMLEGIREKAEVPLSVQSLRFLQLELSEMGAFVNQHKSKTIRRQTVITTMTTLKKNLADEDAVSCLVLGTESKELLVLDPEAFTILAKMSLPSVPVFLEVSGQFDVEFRLAAACRDGNIYILRRDSKRPRYCIELSAQPVGLVRVHKVFVVGTTQDSLNGFTHKGKRLWTVQMPAAILTMNLLEQRSRGLQAVMAGLANGEVRIYRDKALLNVIRAPDAVTSLCFGRYGREDNTLIMTTRGGGLMIKILKRTAVFVEGAGEAGPPPAQATKLSVPRKTRLYVDQTLREREAGTAMHRAFQTDLYLLRLRAARAYVQALESSLSPVSATAREPLKLLAVVQGLGPTFKLTLHLQNTSTARPILGLLICFLYDEMLYALPRAFFKVPLLVPGLSYPLETFVESLSSKGISDIIKVLVLREGQSTPLLSAHINMPVSEGLVAA, encoded by the exons CTGGTGGTGGGGGACCTCGGCCCCGGCGCGCGGCAGCCCCGCCTGAAGGTGCTCAAAGGGCCTGCAGTGCTGACGGAGAGCCCGCTGCCTGCCCTgccagccgccgccgccaccttCCTCATGGAGCAGCACGAGCCCCGGGCGCCAGCCCTGGCCCTCGCTTCGGGCCCTTGCGTCTACGTGTATAAGAACCTCAGGCCCTACTTCAAGTTCAGCCTGCCCCCGTTGCCTCTAAACCCCGTGGAACAAGATCTCTGGAGTCAAGCCAAGGAG GACCAGATTGACCCCTTGACCCTGAAGGAGATGCTGGAGGGCATCCG GGAGAAAGCAGAGGTGCCTCTGTCTGTGCAGTCACTCAG GTTtctgcagctggagctgagcgaGATGGGAGCATTCGTGAACCAGCACAAGTCCAAGACCATCAGACGGCAG ACGGTCATCACCACCATGACCACCTTGAAGAAGAACCTGGCTGATGAGGACGCCGTGTCCTGCCTGGTGCTGGGCACGGAGAGCAAGGAGCTCCTGGTGCTGGACCCCGAGGCCTTCACCATCTTGGCCAAG ATGAGCCTCCCCAGCGTGCCCGTCTTCCTGGAGGTGTCCGGCCAGTTTGACGTCGAGTTCCGGCTTGCCGCTGCCTGCCGCGACGGAAACATCTATATCCTGAGAAG AGACTCCAAGCGCCCCAGGTACTGCATCGAGCTGAGCGCCCAGCCCGTGGGCCTTGTGCGAGTTCACAAAGTTTTCGTGGTGGGCACCACCCAAGACAGCCTGAACGGCTTCACCCACAAA GGTAAGAGGCTGTGGACGGTGCAGATGCCCGCAGCCATCCTGACCATGAACCTCCTGGAGCAGCGTTCCCGGGGCCTGCAGGCCGTCATGGCCGGGCTGGCCAACGGCGAGGTCCGCATCTACCGTGACAAGGCCCTGCTCAATGTCATCCGTGCCCCG GATGCCGTGACCAGTCTTTGCTTTGGCCGCTACGGGCGGGAAGACAACACCCTCATCATGACCACTCGAG GCGGCGGCCTGATGATCAAGATCCTCAAGCGCACAGCGGTGTttgtggagggggcgggggaggcaggcCCCCCCCCGGCCCAGGCCACGAAGCTCAGCGTGCCCCGGAAGACCCGGCTCTACGTGGACCAGACACTGCGCGAGCGGGAGGCTGGCACCG CCATGCACCGGGCCTTCCAGACGGACCTCTACCTGCTGCGCCTCCGGGCGGCTCGCGCTTATGTGCAGGCCCTCGAGTCCAGCCTGAGCCCCGTGTCTGCCACAGCCCGGGAGCCGCTCAAGCTGCTTGCTGTG gtccagggcctgggccccaccttTAAGCTCACGCTCCACCTGCAGAACACCTCGACAGCGCGACCCATCCTGGGGCTGCTGATCTGCTTCCTGTACGACGAGATGCTCTACGCCCTGCCCCGGGCCTTCTTCAAG GTCCCCTTGCTGGTGCCAGGGCTCAGCTATCCCCTGGAGACCTTCGTGGAGAGCCTCAGTAGCAAGGGCATCTCAGACATCATCAAG GTGCTGGTGCTTCGAGAAGGCCAGAGCACGCCGCTGCTGAGCGCCCACATCAACATGCCTGTGAGTGAGGGCCTGGTGGCCGCCTGA